One genomic segment of Rhodopirellula islandica includes these proteins:
- a CDS encoding OprO/OprP family phosphate-selective porin, with protein sequence MTGRAIGKRLRTRQTEFRGISLRMVMITWTLVGLQTTVTNAQEPLILGSGIVSQSPVEVPLGQTVSEESIAGNADKRSDDVSQELARLQAQIDELKQASKISQEPVFVFAEESPATSCTPPASSKYPTARLTGFFQADTAWFHQSERNIAAVGDAEDGSDFRRARLAAVGNVWDNVAYSLEMDFGFPGRPSFMDVWVDLEDVVGDGNLRVGQFRQPIGMEGLTSVKELTFMERSLPFALIPFRQVGAVLYGTSSDELMTWAVSGFRFPTDVYGGSVGENGGYGTAARLTGLLVDREPGNVRFHVGGAYSFIDPSNDLFQYRSQPEVFVSETGGGVPAAVAVNTPFFVDTGIIDAEHTHLFGAELAASAGSFYAQSEYLVSVVDQIGEPTVALPGAYAYAGYFLTGEQRSYDKKNGVFGDVIPNGSVGKDGGIGAWELAVRYSYLDFNDANVQGGRLSDITAGVNWHWNPHTKFQLNYIHAMLDSPVNGDSDASIFAMRAHLDF encoded by the coding sequence ATGACTGGGCGAGCAATCGGGAAACGACTTCGAACGCGGCAAACAGAATTCCGCGGAATCAGTCTGCGAATGGTGATGATCACGTGGACACTGGTTGGTCTTCAGACGACGGTGACCAACGCCCAGGAACCCCTGATTTTGGGAAGCGGAATTGTCTCGCAGTCACCCGTTGAGGTTCCACTGGGGCAGACAGTGTCGGAGGAGTCGATTGCGGGAAACGCTGACAAACGTTCGGATGACGTGTCACAGGAGTTGGCACGCTTGCAGGCCCAGATCGATGAACTGAAGCAAGCGTCGAAGATTTCGCAGGAGCCGGTTTTTGTTTTTGCGGAGGAGTCTCCTGCAACTTCTTGCACTCCCCCTGCGTCGAGCAAGTATCCCACCGCGCGGCTGACCGGATTCTTCCAAGCCGATACCGCTTGGTTCCATCAAAGCGAGCGAAACATTGCAGCGGTGGGGGATGCGGAAGATGGCTCCGACTTTCGGCGAGCTCGTTTGGCCGCGGTTGGGAACGTTTGGGACAACGTTGCCTACTCGCTTGAGATGGACTTCGGATTTCCCGGACGCCCGAGCTTCATGGACGTGTGGGTCGACTTGGAGGATGTGGTTGGGGATGGCAATCTGCGAGTCGGCCAGTTTCGACAACCGATCGGAATGGAAGGATTGACCAGCGTCAAAGAGCTCACGTTCATGGAACGCTCGCTGCCATTTGCGTTGATCCCGTTTCGTCAGGTGGGAGCAGTTCTTTACGGTACATCGTCGGACGAGTTGATGACTTGGGCCGTTAGCGGTTTTCGCTTTCCGACGGATGTTTACGGCGGCAGCGTCGGCGAGAACGGTGGCTATGGAACAGCCGCCCGTTTGACTGGGTTGCTGGTGGATCGTGAACCGGGCAACGTTCGCTTCCACGTTGGAGGTGCCTACAGTTTCATAGATCCTTCGAACGATCTGTTTCAATACCGCAGCCAGCCCGAAGTGTTTGTCAGCGAAACCGGTGGCGGAGTGCCCGCGGCGGTGGCTGTGAACACACCGTTCTTCGTTGACACGGGGATCATCGACGCGGAGCACACCCATCTGTTTGGAGCGGAACTCGCGGCTTCGGCGGGTTCGTTCTATGCCCAGTCGGAGTATCTGGTCAGCGTGGTGGATCAGATTGGCGAGCCGACGGTCGCACTGCCGGGTGCCTACGCGTACGCAGGCTACTTCTTGACCGGTGAACAGCGTTCGTATGACAAGAAGAACGGAGTCTTCGGCGATGTCATTCCCAATGGCAGCGTCGGCAAAGACGGCGGCATCGGGGCATGGGAATTGGCCGTTCGGTATTCCTATCTCGACTTCAACGATGCGAATGTGCAAGGCGGACGGTTGAGCGACATCACCGCAGGAGTGAATTGGCACTGGAACCCACACACCAAGTTCCAACTGAACTACATCCATGCGATGTTGGACAGTCCGGTTAATGGCGACAGCGACGCGAGCATCTTTGCAATGCGAGCCCACCTGGATTTCTAA